A window from Bacteroidota bacterium encodes these proteins:
- a CDS encoding acyltransferase has product MPLDSVKEVRTNAPRGHYPALDGLRGLAVLMVLSHHFVLGYSASGRVHALLGHLTLFMWSGVDLFFVLSGFLISGILLDAKAQPKYFRTFYARRVLRIFPLYYGAVFAIFVLLPLLGMDAVNSRSIYYWTYLTNVDVALHGWPNQIISHFWSLAIEEQFYLLWPLVIFLIPITLLRRFLPALLLLPMAMRLIASLNGSDILPLHVGTLTHCDGLIMGSIMAVYLRTSIGRQAVNNRTAVIGVILIAMIFVRASFGYFPITFSLTNWNVLQRTITFTLISVAFSWVLFLCVGPVNSVQHFFKQAWLQWFGRYSYGLYVLHKPLMGLVSAIQLPAGLTRLASVHPFVLDAIYIPTYLIVSIVFAYASYHLFEKHFLRLKKYFSYRSRVETIEMQSAQQIQAPEVAANL; this is encoded by the coding sequence ATGCCATTAGATTCAGTCAAGGAAGTTCGGACGAACGCACCACGTGGGCATTATCCTGCGCTCGATGGTCTGCGTGGGTTAGCAGTGCTCATGGTCCTATCCCATCATTTTGTTTTGGGGTACTCGGCCTCGGGGAGAGTTCATGCATTGCTGGGCCATCTGACGCTTTTTATGTGGTCAGGAGTTGATCTATTTTTTGTGCTATCAGGGTTTCTGATCAGCGGCATCCTGCTCGATGCGAAGGCGCAGCCCAAGTATTTTCGAACATTCTACGCTCGGCGCGTCCTTCGAATTTTTCCGCTTTACTATGGAGCGGTGTTCGCAATATTTGTATTACTGCCGCTTTTGGGGATGGACGCTGTGAACTCCAGAAGCATTTATTACTGGACATATCTGACGAATGTCGATGTGGCACTGCATGGTTGGCCGAACCAGATTATTAGTCACTTCTGGAGCCTGGCGATCGAGGAACAGTTCTATCTCCTATGGCCGCTGGTTATCTTTTTAATCCCAATCACACTTCTCCGCCGCTTCTTGCCCGCTCTCCTTCTCCTTCCAATGGCCATGAGACTCATCGCCAGCCTGAATGGCTCCGATATACTTCCGTTACATGTCGGCACGCTCACGCATTGCGATGGGCTGATTATGGGAAGCATAATGGCAGTCTATCTGCGCACGTCAATTGGCCGTCAGGCGGTCAATAACAGGACCGCGGTAATTGGCGTAATTCTGATTGCCATGATATTTGTGCGTGCCTCGTTTGGCTACTTCCCAATTACGTTTTCGTTGACCAACTGGAATGTACTGCAGCGCACCATTACATTCACGCTCATTTCGGTCGCTTTTTCGTGGGTCCTGTTCTTATGTGTCGGCCCGGTGAATAGCGTTCAGCATTTCTTCAAGCAGGCGTGGTTGCAGTGGTTCGGTCGATATAGCTACGGGCTGTATGTTCTGCACAAACCGCTGATGGGGCTCGTTTCGGCGATTCAATTGCCCGCCGGCCTGACGCGACTGGCATCAGTGCATCCGTTTGTGCTCGACGCGATCTATATTCCCACATATCTCATTGTCTCGATCGTCTTCGCATACGCCAGCTATCATTTGTTCGAAAAGCACTTCCTTCGGCTCAAGAAATACTTCTCCTACCGTTCTCGCGTCGAGACCATCGAAATGCAGTCCGCACAGCAAATTCAGGCGCCAGAGGTGGCTGCGAATCTATGA
- the bshC gene encoding bacillithiol biosynthesis cysteine-adding enzyme BshC gives MRDVHHMDAAHLPNLTPLAKDYLCNFESTPIRDFFAISPTAPHEQMRTLIDARLTREHHLPPEHRAAVVAEIESLAVSIGADSKRARENIELLKSPHTLAVVTGQQLGILGGPLYSFYKAFTAIHLARTLSRQYEGFAFVPIFWLEGEDHDFDEIASAHVLNAETQVETIRYRPTTIAPGEEKNWKKLVGPIVLEESSIETMILELRNALPPTDFTDEVLALAQGCYTPGRTLQDSFARLMAAYFAEDGLLLFDAGTGKMKELGRGLFRQEVETSPQLSERIILQSVQLEEIYHAQVKPRAINLFYINDEGERLPIVERERGGLETARTFFLKGSRKTFTLKELLHSLDHEPERFSPNVLLRPIYQDTLLPTVSYVAGPGEISYYAQFKPAYEWAGLPMPLIYPRMSLTLVEERFERSFTKFQISAEDILMNGRGKNASLFDQMIDSNLSPAFAQALTAVDGALESLRKNVTGAEATLDGALTSLKGKVLTAIRDFENKTLAAERKRHTTTKTQLDKLLAALLPEGELQERELNLLYFLNKYGMSFVTLLKQALVADGLDTHEHRIVHIRDLTVGQTSLDGSPRELHPLLKG, from the coding sequence TTGAGAGACGTACACCACATGGACGCCGCACATCTTCCGAACCTGACTCCGCTCGCCAAAGACTATCTCTGCAACTTTGAGTCGACGCCAATTCGTGATTTTTTCGCAATTTCACCGACGGCTCCTCACGAGCAGATGCGCACACTCATTGATGCGCGACTCACGCGAGAGCATCATCTGCCGCCCGAGCATCGCGCGGCAGTTGTGGCGGAAATCGAGTCGCTCGCCGTTTCCATTGGAGCCGATAGCAAACGCGCCCGAGAGAACATCGAACTGCTCAAATCACCCCACACGCTAGCCGTTGTCACCGGGCAGCAACTTGGAATACTGGGCGGACCGCTCTATTCATTCTACAAGGCATTCACCGCTATTCATCTCGCCCGAACGCTTTCCCGCCAGTACGAGGGCTTTGCGTTCGTCCCCATCTTTTGGCTGGAAGGTGAAGACCATGATTTCGATGAGATTGCCAGTGCGCATGTCCTGAATGCGGAGACACAAGTCGAAACCATCCGCTATCGACCAACGACAATCGCACCAGGCGAAGAGAAGAACTGGAAAAAGCTCGTTGGTCCGATCGTGCTGGAAGAGTCATCCATCGAAACGATGATTCTGGAGCTGCGCAATGCGTTGCCACCGACCGATTTTACAGATGAGGTTCTCGCGCTGGCACAAGGGTGTTACACGCCAGGCCGAACGCTCCAGGATTCGTTCGCGCGACTCATGGCGGCGTACTTTGCGGAGGATGGACTGCTGCTCTTCGATGCAGGCACCGGTAAAATGAAAGAGCTTGGCCGCGGTCTCTTCCGGCAAGAAGTAGAAACGTCCCCGCAACTTTCTGAGCGCATCATCCTCCAATCGGTGCAGTTGGAGGAAATCTATCACGCGCAGGTTAAGCCGCGAGCCATCAATCTGTTTTATATCAATGACGAAGGCGAGCGGCTCCCGATTGTCGAGCGCGAACGAGGCGGACTCGAAACGGCCCGGACGTTTTTCCTGAAAGGCAGCCGAAAGACTTTTACGCTCAAAGAGCTTCTCCACTCACTCGATCACGAGCCCGAGCGATTCAGTCCAAATGTTTTGCTTCGCCCTATCTATCAGGACACGTTGCTGCCGACGGTTTCCTACGTGGCTGGTCCCGGCGAGATTTCATACTATGCGCAGTTCAAGCCGGCCTATGAATGGGCTGGACTTCCGATGCCGCTCATCTATCCACGCATGAGCCTTACGCTGGTGGAAGAGCGGTTCGAACGGTCCTTCACGAAATTTCAGATTTCGGCGGAGGACATTCTGATGAACGGCCGTGGAAAGAATGCCTCGCTGTTCGACCAGATGATCGATTCCAATCTTTCACCCGCATTTGCTCAGGCACTCACAGCCGTTGATGGTGCGCTTGAATCCTTACGGAAAAACGTAACAGGTGCAGAGGCGACCTTGGACGGGGCGCTTACTTCGCTCAAAGGCAAGGTGCTGACAGCGATTCGGGATTTCGAAAACAAAACACTCGCCGCCGAGCGCAAACGGCACACGACGACCAAGACCCAACTCGATAAGCTTCTGGCTGCATTACTTCCCGAAGGCGAATTGCAGGAGCGGGAGTTGAATTTACTCTATTTCCTGAATAAATATGGGATGTCCTTTGTGACACTCTTGAAACAGGCTCTCGTCGCAGATGGACTCGATACCCACGAACATCGGATCGTCCATATCCGGGACCTCACGGTTGGCCAGACCTCGCTCGATGGCTCCCCGAGAGAACTTCACCCGCTCTTGAAGGGTTAA
- a CDS encoding CPXCG motif-containing cysteine-rich protein — translation MLASYTCAVCGEEIETVVDESQGLSQAYIEDCQVCCRPNVLRVQIDPETDEITIDASFEE, via the coding sequence ATGCTTGCTTCCTATACGTGCGCAGTCTGTGGCGAAGAGATCGAGACCGTTGTCGATGAGTCGCAGGGCTTGAGCCAGGCGTACATCGAGGATTGCCAGGTCTGTTGCCGGCCCAATGTGCTCCGTGTGCAGATTGACCCCGAAACAGATGAGATCACAATCGATGCAAGTTTTGAAGAATGA
- a CDS encoding YbaB/EbfC family nucleoid-associated protein: protein MSNMLGKLQELQEQMAQAQEEIAQMQASGESGGGVVKATVNGRQQLLKLEIAKEVIDPNEPEMLEDLIVAAVNKAIDRTKEMAEEKMSEAARSLLPPGFPMP from the coding sequence ATGAGTAACATGCTGGGGAAATTGCAGGAGCTACAGGAGCAAATGGCGCAGGCCCAGGAGGAGATCGCGCAAATGCAGGCCAGTGGAGAGTCCGGTGGCGGCGTAGTCAAGGCTACGGTGAATGGGCGGCAACAACTGCTCAAGCTGGAGATCGCGAAAGAGGTGATCGATCCGAACGAACCAGAGATGCTCGAAGACCTGATCGTTGCCGCGGTCAATAAAGCCATCGATCGAACGAAAGAGATGGCGGAGGAGAAGATGAGCGAAGCCGCGCGATCGCTATTGCCGCCCGGTTTCCCGATGCCGTAA
- the recR gene encoding recombination mediator RecR, with product MLYTSPALETLIERLSRLPTVGRKTAQRLALYLLKQPAEESLLLARAIGELHERVHTCTICANITDEDPCPICRDMRRDRSIICVVEEPNDVLTIERTNEFRGLYHVLGGSLSPLEGIGPDELKIRELLDRLSPDGAEPVREIILAMDPNVEGEATTLYLAKLLHPIVERVTRIARGIPIGSDLEFADQATLARALEGRTAV from the coding sequence ATGCTCTATACGTCGCCTGCCCTTGAAACTCTGATCGAGCGCCTGTCACGCTTGCCAACGGTCGGTCGCAAGACCGCGCAGCGGCTTGCGCTTTACTTGCTCAAGCAACCGGCAGAGGAATCGCTTTTGCTCGCTCGAGCGATCGGCGAGCTGCATGAGCGTGTCCATACCTGCACGATCTGCGCGAATATCACGGATGAAGACCCATGCCCCATTTGCCGTGACATGCGGCGCGATCGGTCGATCATTTGTGTCGTGGAAGAGCCAAATGATGTTCTCACGATCGAGCGCACCAATGAATTTCGAGGGCTATATCACGTCCTTGGCGGTTCGCTTTCACCGCTCGAAGGCATTGGGCCCGATGAATTGAAAATCCGGGAGCTGCTTGATCGGCTCTCACCCGATGGCGCCGAGCCAGTTCGGGAGATCATTCTTGCCATGGACCCGAACGTCGAAGGTGAGGCCACGACGCTCTATCTGGCGAAGCTACTTCATCCGATTGTCGAGCGGGTCACGCGCATCGCACGAGGCATTCCTATCGGCAGCGATCTGGAGTTCGCGGATCAGGCAACATTGGCCAGAGCGCTTGAAGGGCGAACGGCAGTATGA
- a CDS encoding class I SAM-dependent methyltransferase has product MSWYKDWFRDSNYRVVYEHRDESEAETMIDLIEKTIGHKTRRRVLDLACGSGRHALSFARRGYANVTGVDLSPTLLAEARDNAKSEGLLVEFLERDMRDLPQQTFDLAVNLFTSFGYFESDEENASVIKAVAEHLSANGYFVIDFFNSAWVQTHHVAHDVRVLPSGVVLDQSRWTEHGRVEKRLVLREPNSTEAHEFIESVRMFELADFERMFAGAGLTLQWTFGSYSGESYDRDQSERLIMFARR; this is encoded by the coding sequence ATGAGTTGGTATAAAGACTGGTTTCGCGATTCGAACTATCGCGTCGTCTACGAGCACCGCGACGAAAGCGAGGCCGAGACCATGATCGACTTGATCGAGAAGACTATCGGCCACAAGACTCGCCGCCGCGTGCTCGATCTGGCCTGCGGCTCGGGACGGCACGCACTCTCGTTTGCGCGTCGAGGATATGCGAATGTGACTGGTGTTGATCTCTCGCCAACACTGCTCGCGGAAGCGCGCGACAATGCGAAATCAGAGGGGCTTCTCGTGGAATTCCTCGAGCGTGATATGCGAGATCTGCCACAGCAGACATTCGATCTCGCAGTCAATCTGTTTACGAGCTTCGGCTATTTTGAAAGTGACGAAGAAAATGCCAGTGTGATAAAAGCAGTAGCTGAGCATCTCTCCGCCAACGGCTATTTTGTCATCGACTTTTTCAATAGTGCATGGGTCCAGACGCATCATGTTGCGCACGATGTTCGAGTGCTACCATCCGGTGTCGTGCTGGATCAATCACGATGGACCGAGCATGGGCGTGTGGAAAAACGGCTGGTTCTCCGTGAACCGAATTCCACGGAGGCCCATGAATTCATCGAGTCGGTCCGGATGTTCGAATTAGCGGACTTCGAGCGGATGTTCGCGGGGGCCGGTCTAACACTCCAGTGGACATTCGGTAGCTATTCTGGTGAGTCCTATGACCGAGACCAATCGGAGCGATTGATCATGTTTGCGCGAAGGTAA
- a CDS encoding DUF5686 family protein, whose translation MMNTSGRVALVLLIALLTSASHAQQVELRGRVTIRGTGEEIPGASLAIMGTPRGAKANREGAFLLKLDRNVAYRIRVTAIGYKPDTLSFTLAKDSSCEIALRESPVTGATITISADASRKEARRIIQKVIDTKDAWQAEIKDYRFHVYGRLNARILQDTSSKIFAIIETVADGFWKQGKGYAERVTARKQTANLPGGEDYGRLFDVDNFYNERIDFLDYSLTSPVAHDAFDAYDYDLIGDGELNGAPVYKISVEPRGVLNPAFQGTLWIDQTDYTIAYLELAPNDAVKIGPIKNISISQTFGFVENKYWMPSQLTFGFSVKLDMPFVPAFRLDENAMLQDYTINGDIADSVFSKRHAVAPTADSVDSLHWASERLIPLASDEDKAYRKYDSIAKLPPPPPGSALLKDIADWLPGLDVYSFNRVEGSRFQWSHSIRFSDAWPLSMDGSVGYGLGDRRWKYSLNLEQGLTWATSKLVNANVSLGGDVSLHGMKTVASSSSSFRMRLYDNYVRRGQGYAEVVNTLTALLLHSDYPDYFRARGFDVTYSNHLADGLTGAVSFTNENEYSLSTVTDYSLLLSHNTFRANPAIDDGRLHAIGAALTKDFYVSTWSGSATVQIDYADSVIGSQFTFATASAHITLEGKDGVWGKAWFDLAASDLLRGTLPNQSLFYFESRNSVITSRSVFRTMSPLEFQGDRTWSAMFEQNFYDLPTRFFGLHSLTDLQWIGFASLAGATLTDASANHIATAVMPILNQPFVEAGFGIGNILNIFRFDAAWRLTHKTNRNFFVTGTLAISF comes from the coding sequence ATGATGAATACTAGCGGGCGCGTTGCGCTCGTGCTCCTGATCGCTTTGCTGACATCGGCCTCGCACGCCCAGCAGGTCGAGCTTCGTGGCCGCGTGACCATTCGTGGGACGGGCGAAGAAATTCCGGGTGCATCTCTCGCGATTATGGGCACACCACGGGGTGCGAAAGCAAATCGTGAAGGTGCCTTCCTGCTGAAGCTCGATCGTAATGTTGCATATCGCATTCGCGTTACGGCGATCGGTTACAAGCCGGATACACTCTCCTTCACGCTCGCGAAAGACTCATCGTGCGAGATCGCACTTCGCGAGTCGCCGGTCACGGGCGCGACCATCACCATCTCAGCGGATGCGAGCCGCAAGGAGGCGCGGCGAATCATTCAAAAAGTGATCGATACAAAAGATGCCTGGCAAGCCGAGATCAAGGATTACCGCTTCCACGTATATGGCCGGCTTAATGCCCGCATACTACAAGACACCTCGTCCAAGATTTTTGCCATAATCGAAACGGTTGCGGATGGATTCTGGAAGCAGGGCAAGGGATATGCCGAGCGAGTGACCGCCCGAAAACAGACCGCCAACTTGCCGGGCGGCGAAGATTATGGGCGGCTCTTCGATGTCGATAATTTTTACAACGAGCGCATTGACTTCTTGGATTACAGTTTGACGAGTCCGGTTGCTCACGATGCATTCGATGCGTATGATTACGATCTTATTGGTGACGGTGAGTTGAATGGAGCGCCGGTCTACAAGATCTCCGTTGAGCCACGAGGAGTATTGAATCCAGCATTTCAGGGTACACTATGGATTGACCAAACGGACTACACGATCGCCTATTTGGAATTGGCTCCGAACGATGCGGTCAAGATCGGCCCAATCAAAAACATCTCGATTTCACAAACATTTGGTTTTGTCGAGAACAAGTACTGGATGCCCTCGCAGCTTACGTTCGGATTCTCGGTCAAGTTGGACATGCCGTTTGTTCCAGCGTTCCGCCTCGATGAGAATGCGATGCTGCAAGACTATACAATCAACGGCGACATTGCGGATTCGGTCTTTAGCAAACGGCACGCGGTAGCGCCGACAGCAGATAGTGTTGATTCGCTGCATTGGGCCTCGGAGCGGTTGATCCCGCTTGCGAGCGACGAAGACAAAGCCTATCGGAAATACGATAGTATAGCGAAGCTGCCACCGCCACCACCAGGATCCGCACTCCTGAAAGACATCGCAGACTGGCTCCCAGGTCTTGATGTTTACAGCTTCAATCGCGTGGAAGGCTCCCGCTTCCAGTGGTCGCATTCCATTCGGTTCTCGGACGCATGGCCGCTCAGTATGGATGGCTCGGTCGGATACGGACTTGGCGACCGCCGATGGAAGTATTCCCTCAATCTCGAGCAAGGACTGACGTGGGCCACCAGCAAGTTGGTCAATGCGAATGTCTCGCTTGGAGGTGATGTAAGCCTACACGGCATGAAGACCGTCGCCTCGAGTTCCTCTTCCTTCCGGATGCGGCTGTATGATAATTATGTGCGTCGTGGCCAGGGGTATGCAGAGGTGGTAAACACCCTGACAGCGCTTCTTCTGCATAGCGACTACCCGGATTATTTTCGTGCTCGAGGGTTCGATGTCACATATTCGAACCACCTTGCTGATGGGCTTACGGGCGCGGTGTCGTTCACGAATGAAAATGAATACAGCCTCTCGACCGTAACCGATTACAGCCTGCTCCTTTCCCACAATACATTTCGCGCAAACCCAGCAATCGATGATGGGCGGCTGCATGCAATTGGTGCGGCGCTCACAAAGGACTTTTATGTTTCCACTTGGAGCGGCTCCGCGACAGTACAAATAGACTATGCCGATTCAGTCATTGGAAGCCAATTCACGTTTGCGACTGCATCGGCCCATATAACGCTTGAAGGAAAGGACGGCGTGTGGGGAAAAGCGTGGTTCGATCTCGCCGCAAGCGATCTCTTGCGCGGGACGCTACCCAATCAATCGCTTTTCTATTTCGAGTCTCGGAATTCCGTCATTACATCGCGTTCTGTCTTTCGAACGATGTCGCCGCTCGAATTTCAGGGTGATCGGACCTGGTCCGCGATGTTCGAACAAAACTTCTACGATCTGCCAACGCGGTTCTTCGGTCTGCATTCGCTCACCGATCTTCAATGGATTGGCTTTGCCAGTCTTGCCGGGGCAACGCTCACGGATGCATCGGCCAATCATATTGCGACAGCCGTCATGCCGATCCTCAACCAGCCGTTCGTCGAAGCAGGGTTCGGCATTGGCAACATTCTGAACATCTTCCGCTTCGATGCCGCCTGGCGGCTGACCCACAAAACCAACCGCAATTTCTTCGTGACGGGTACGCTGGCGATTAGCTTCTGA
- the gltX gene encoding glutamate--tRNA ligase, with the protein MVRVRFAPSPTGYVHVGSLRTALYCYLFARHHSGVNILRIEDTDRTRYVEGAVENIIRTMEWAGITFDEGPINGGPFGPYTQSERKELYSKHAAQLVAEGHAYPCFCTAERLDTVRKAMQAAGLPPMYDRHCRNLPKEESDRRIAAGEAHVIRMRIPIGESIRFNDLIRGDIEFDSKTIDDQVLLKSDGFPLYHLANVVDDHFMEVTHVIRGEEWLSSTPKHVLLYRAFGWEPPKFAHLPLLLNADRSKLSKRQGDVAVEDYREKGYLPQALINFVALLGWNPSATEEIFTIHDLIRDFDLERVNKGGAVFNREKLDWMNSEYIRKMSPSDLLPLVRPLLDKRNYIVSDEYATRVIAVMQERVHTLWDFVDFASYFYVAPTFTDVDEKYKSKHWTDEAKMRLGELLPKLEASATWDHDSLEAIIREYAEANTVGAGKLIHPLRLATTGRGMGPGLFELLSVLGREECLLRIRHALRHLA; encoded by the coding sequence GTGGTACGAGTAAGATTCGCTCCCTCACCGACCGGTTACGTTCACGTTGGCTCGCTCCGGACCGCGCTATACTGCTATCTCTTCGCGCGCCATCACAGTGGTGTCAATATCCTTCGCATTGAAGATACCGATCGCACCCGCTACGTCGAGGGCGCTGTCGAGAATATCATCCGCACAATGGAATGGGCTGGGATCACGTTCGACGAAGGGCCGATCAATGGCGGGCCGTTCGGTCCGTATACGCAGTCTGAGCGGAAAGAGCTTTACTCGAAGCATGCCGCACAATTAGTCGCGGAGGGCCATGCGTATCCCTGCTTCTGCACTGCCGAGCGGTTGGATACCGTCCGCAAAGCGATGCAGGCCGCCGGGCTTCCACCAATGTATGACCGGCACTGCCGCAATCTCCCGAAAGAAGAATCAGACAGACGCATCGCCGCCGGCGAAGCGCACGTCATCCGGATGCGCATCCCAATTGGCGAGTCCATCCGATTCAACGACTTGATTCGCGGCGATATCGAGTTCGACTCGAAGACCATCGACGACCAGGTTCTCCTCAAGTCCGATGGTTTTCCATTGTATCATCTCGCGAATGTCGTGGACGATCACTTTATGGAAGTCACCCACGTTATCCGCGGCGAGGAGTGGCTCTCCTCGACTCCGAAGCATGTCCTGCTGTATCGTGCATTTGGCTGGGAGCCGCCGAAGTTTGCGCATTTGCCACTGCTGCTGAACGCCGACCGCTCGAAACTTTCGAAGCGGCAGGGTGATGTTGCGGTGGAAGATTATCGCGAGAAGGGATACCTGCCGCAGGCGCTCATCAATTTCGTCGCGTTGCTCGGCTGGAATCCGAGCGCGACCGAGGAAATCTTCACGATTCACGATTTGATTCGCGATTTCGACTTGGAGCGTGTCAATAAAGGCGGCGCGGTCTTCAATCGCGAGAAGCTCGACTGGATGAACTCGGAGTACATCCGCAAGATGTCGCCAAGTGATTTGCTGCCGCTGGTGCGGCCACTGCTCGATAAGCGCAACTATATCGTCAGTGATGAATATGCAACCCGGGTCATTGCTGTGATGCAGGAGCGCGTTCACACGCTTTGGGACTTTGTCGATTTCGCGAGCTACTTCTATGTTGCGCCAACGTTTACGGATGTTGACGAGAAATACAAATCGAAGCATTGGACCGACGAGGCAAAAATGCGCCTCGGTGAGCTACTCCCCAAACTCGAAGCCTCCGCAACCTGGGATCATGATTCGCTCGAAGCCATCATCCGCGAATACGCGGAAGCAAACACAGTAGGCGCCGGCAAGCTCATCCATCCGCTCCGCCTTGCCACCACAGGTCGCGGCATGGGGCCGGGGCTCTTCGAGCTGCTTTCGGTCTTAGGTCGCGAGGAATGCCTGCTCCGCATTCGACACGCGCTGCGACATTTGGCGTAA